A single genomic interval of Chryseobacterium paludis harbors:
- a CDS encoding TCR/Tet family MFS transporter has product MENSRKKAAMSFIFITLLIDITGWGIIIPVVPKLIEELIHADISEAAKYGGWLGFAYAFTQFIFSPVVGNLSDKYGRRPIILISLFGFSIDYIFLALAPSIWWLFLGRIIAGVTGASITTASAYIADISTDSDRAKNFGLIGAAFGLGFIIGPVLGGVLGHYGARVPFYAAAGLCLLNFLYGYFILPESLDKDKRREFSWKRANPVGSFKFLGKHPEISGLIVALILIYIAGHAVQSNWSFYTMYKFNWTERMVGLSLGAVGLLVGLVQGGLIRWTTPRLGEQKSIYYGLALYAIGMLLFAFATEGWMMFAFLIPYCLGGICGPALQSVITKSVPSNEQGELQGALTSLMSATAIIGPPMMTNLFYYFTHDEAPFKFSGAPFFLAFILMAVSVVITYYGSQKSKDIKK; this is encoded by the coding sequence ATGGAAAATTCAAGGAAAAAAGCTGCCATGAGCTTTATTTTTATAACACTATTAATTGATATCACTGGATGGGGTATCATTATCCCTGTTGTTCCTAAATTAATTGAAGAACTTATTCATGCAGATATTAGTGAGGCAGCGAAATATGGTGGGTGGCTTGGTTTTGCTTATGCATTCACCCAGTTCATATTTTCACCAGTTGTTGGAAACCTCAGTGATAAATATGGACGAAGACCTATTATTCTGATTTCACTTTTTGGATTTTCAATAGATTACATTTTCCTCGCATTAGCTCCAAGTATATGGTGGCTTTTTTTAGGAAGAATTATTGCCGGAGTTACAGGAGCCAGTATTACCACTGCCAGTGCCTATATTGCTGATATTTCTACAGATAGCGACAGAGCTAAAAACTTTGGATTGATAGGAGCTGCTTTTGGCCTGGGATTCATTATAGGTCCGGTTTTAGGTGGAGTCTTAGGTCATTATGGTGCAAGAGTCCCATTCTATGCTGCGGCTGGTTTATGTTTATTAAACTTTCTTTATGGATATTTTATTTTACCTGAAAGTTTGGATAAAGACAAGCGTCGTGAATTTAGTTGGAAACGTGCTAACCCTGTAGGATCATTTAAATTTTTGGGAAAGCATCCAGAAATTTCAGGATTAATAGTGGCACTTATTTTAATCTATATTGCCGGTCATGCTGTGCAGAGTAACTGGAGTTTTTATACGATGTATAAGTTTAACTGGACAGAAAGAATGGTAGGGTTGTCCCTTGGTGCCGTAGGTCTTTTAGTAGGACTAGTACAAGGTGGTCTGATACGTTGGACAACACCGAGGTTGGGTGAGCAGAAGAGTATTTATTATGGACTGGCTTTATATGCAATTGGGATGTTGCTGTTTGCTTTTGCTACAGAAGGATGGATGATGTTTGCTTTTCTGATTCCTTATTGTTTAGGTGGAATTTGTGGGCCTGCACTTCAATCGGTCATTACAAAAAGTGTTCCTTCCAATGAACAGGGTGAACTTCAGGGAGCATTGACGAGTTTAATGAGCGCAACAGCGATTATTGGACCTCCTATGATGACGAATTTATTCTACTATTTTACACACGATGAAGCGCCATTTAAATTTTCAGGAGCTCCTTTCTTCTTGGCTTTTATCTTAATGGCAGTGAGTGTTGTTATTACATATTATGGATCTCAAAAAAGTAAAGACATAAAAAAATAA
- a CDS encoding Sec-independent protein translocase subunit TatA/TatB, with translation MELSIGEMALIAVAIVVLFGPDKLPQIARDLGAGVRKMRGAVEDIKTEIMKETDNPVSEIKREIEKVKDAAKDFNPMKNIEKDILTEPSSSEPEKPKPSEDETYEGPVSR, from the coding sequence ATGGAATTAAGCATTGGAGAAATGGCATTGATTGCAGTTGCAATCGTTGTATTATTCGGACCGGATAAACTTCCTCAAATAGCGCGTGACTTAGGAGCAGGCGTAAGAAAGATGCGTGGGGCGGTGGAAGACATTAAAACTGAGATCATGAAAGAAACAGATAACCCTGTTTCTGAAATCAAGCGTGAGATCGAAAAAGTAAAAGATGCTGCAAAAGATTTCAATCCGATGAAGAATATCGAAAAAGATATTCTTACGGAACCTTCTTCTTCTGAACCTGAAAAGCCAAAGCCTTCTGAAGATGAAACTTATGAAGGACCTGTAAGCAGATAA
- a CDS encoding phosphatase PAP2 family protein, protein MEEIIQEDKKVFLFLNNLGDSSFDQFWMLISSTWIWVPLYIIFLYFLYKNYKLKSLVYILLFVLIGTTVSDQVASIFKHGVERLRPCHDPSLEHYMRIVKCGGQFGFYSAHASNTFFLATYLSVLLKKKLNWFPYAIFVWAAVVSYSRIYLGVHFPIDILVGAFVGLLLGVIFGALAKKVINKQTITT, encoded by the coding sequence ATGGAAGAAATTATTCAAGAGGATAAGAAGGTCTTTTTGTTTCTCAATAATTTGGGCGACTCTTCTTTTGATCAGTTTTGGATGCTGATTTCCAGTACCTGGATATGGGTTCCGCTTTATATTATATTTCTTTATTTTCTATATAAAAACTACAAACTAAAATCTTTAGTTTATATTCTTTTATTTGTACTGATAGGAACTACGGTTTCTGATCAGGTTGCAAGTATATTCAAACACGGAGTAGAGCGATTAAGGCCATGCCATGATCCTAGCTTGGAGCATTACATGAGGATTGTAAAATGTGGTGGACAGTTTGGATTCTATTCTGCCCATGCTTCAAATACTTTCTTTTTGGCAACTTATTTAAGTGTTTTATTAAAAAAGAAACTCAATTGGTTTCCTTATGCTATATTTGTATGGGCTGCAGTAGTTTCTTACAGCCGTATATATTTAGGAGTGCATTTTCCGATAGATATTTTGGTGGGGGCGTTTGTTGGACTTTTATTGGGAGTGATATTTGGTGCACTCGCAAAAAAAGTGATCAATAAACAAACTATAACCACATGA
- a CDS encoding tetratricopeptide repeat protein: MKKFLFLLTLAITSANLYSQDSKTAEECFKKADYKCAEEQYSKLAEKEQIQKYRSEYYNNLGTAQRRLGKTPQAFKSYESALRANPLSASVYANLASLNSQKGTKEKALDYIDKGLQIDPENVDMYLTRSKIYDSQGKKDLAIKDLNQILAFAPENIFARTGLANLKKNNGDLEGALKDYNQLISEKPESLLYNGRADLYLKMKKSKEALADINKAISIDPKFAQSYVTKALILFDTQKPKEACTNLEKAVAVGYEKALLAPHFAKCVIKQN; this comes from the coding sequence ATGAAAAAATTTTTATTCCTTCTAACATTAGCGATAACATCTGCTAATCTTTATTCCCAGGACTCAAAAACAGCTGAAGAATGCTTTAAAAAAGCGGATTATAAATGTGCTGAAGAGCAATATTCTAAACTGGCTGAAAAAGAACAGATTCAGAAATATCGATCTGAGTACTATAACAATTTAGGGACGGCACAAAGAAGACTAGGTAAAACGCCTCAAGCCTTTAAATCCTACGAATCTGCCTTAAGAGCAAATCCACTGTCTGCATCAGTATATGCTAATTTAGCTTCATTAAACAGCCAGAAAGGAACCAAAGAAAAAGCTTTGGACTATATTGACAAAGGATTGCAGATTGATCCTGAAAATGTAGATATGTACCTAACGAGATCTAAAATTTATGATAGCCAAGGAAAAAAAGACTTAGCTATTAAAGATTTAAATCAGATCCTTGCCTTCGCACCAGAGAATATCTTTGCAAGAACAGGTTTAGCCAATCTGAAAAAGAATAATGGTGATCTTGAGGGTGCCTTGAAAGATTATAATCAGCTTATCTCTGAAAAACCTGAGTCGTTACTTTACAATGGGCGTGCAGATCTGTATTTAAAAATGAAAAAATCAAAAGAAGCTTTGGCAGATATTAATAAAGCCATTTCTATTGATCCTAAATTTGCTCAGTCATACGTAACAAAAGCTTTAATCCTATTCGATACTCAAAAACCTAAGGAAGCATGCACTAATCTGGAGAAAGCTGTAGCTGTGGGTTATGAAAAGGCTCTTCTAGCTCCACATTTTGCTAAATGTGTTATAAAACAGAATTAA
- a CDS encoding 23S rRNA (pseudouridine(1915)-N(3))-methyltransferase RlmH has protein sequence MRINLLCIGKTDDKEITSLICYYLTRLPKHWNFEIVEIPDIKNAKNLSSDLLKKEEAKLFMNQIDKNDLVVILDEKGKQFTSREFAQKIDVWMNSSVKKINILIGGAYGFSEEIYNRANEKMSLSKMTFTHQMIRLFIVEQLYRADQILQGKPYHND, from the coding sequence ATGCGAATCAACTTACTCTGTATTGGAAAAACAGATGATAAAGAAATTACTTCTTTGATCTGCTATTATCTCACCCGCCTTCCTAAGCATTGGAATTTTGAAATAGTAGAAATCCCTGATATTAAAAATGCAAAAAACCTTTCTTCGGATCTTTTAAAAAAAGAAGAAGCCAAACTTTTTATGAATCAAATCGATAAAAATGATCTGGTCGTAATTTTAGATGAGAAAGGAAAACAATTTACAAGTAGAGAGTTTGCTCAAAAAATAGATGTATGGATGAATTCATCAGTCAAGAAAATTAATATTCTGATTGGGGGTGCCTATGGTTTTTCAGAAGAAATATATAATAGAGCCAATGAAAAAATGTCATTATCTAAAATGACATTTACCCATCAGATGATCCGTTTATTTATTGTGGAACAGCTGTATCGTGCTGATCAGATCTTACAGGGAAAACCTTATCACAATGATTAA
- a CDS encoding DUF4421 family protein: MTLRLISCIFLYFPLTSFSQEVTGDDEKKIDEDKNKISIVAGVSYVNNSFGVRFQKETFRLKPNDSFYTEFFVRYRWLDTSISFTPKLIKINNDDDIKGKTKYFSVGFAFFLTPKLRQMVGYNQIKGLYFEDTKRYMTMLMEGLNLNISDAYFQFPDAKYRSFKGETSYLWLGNKENYRSYTNMTYQPLKNDFVIITGLFYQYNILSDSDRAIYLGEVLDGGEGSSATKDLRLALRTGAGIQRVINNNWYAVVEFYPQLYYSKLLDEAFHEFNIGVNSNVRVGYDNGKWFIGAGTQLNWVNSSNENFYSSTQWQFRAGIGLRFNSPKFVNRNFDKIDNILK, from the coding sequence ATGACATTGAGATTAATCTCCTGTATATTTTTATATTTCCCCTTAACTTCTTTTAGCCAGGAGGTTACAGGTGATGATGAAAAAAAAATTGATGAGGATAAAAATAAAATTTCAATAGTCGCAGGGGTAAGTTATGTTAATAATTCTTTTGGGGTTCGTTTTCAAAAGGAAACCTTCAGGCTGAAGCCTAACGATTCTTTTTATACCGAATTTTTTGTAAGATACAGATGGCTGGATACGAGTATTTCTTTTACACCTAAATTAATTAAAATAAATAATGACGATGATATTAAGGGGAAGACCAAATATTTTAGTGTTGGTTTTGCCTTTTTCCTGACCCCAAAGCTTAGACAAATGGTAGGATATAACCAGATCAAAGGATTATATTTTGAGGATACAAAAAGATATATGACCATGCTAATGGAGGGGCTGAATTTAAATATAAGTGACGCATATTTTCAATTTCCCGATGCAAAATACCGCTCTTTTAAAGGAGAAACAAGTTACCTATGGCTTGGAAATAAGGAAAACTACAGAAGTTATACAAATATGACGTATCAGCCTTTGAAAAATGATTTTGTTATTATTACAGGCTTGTTTTATCAGTATAATATATTGAGTGATTCGGATAGAGCGATATATCTGGGGGAAGTTTTAGATGGTGGAGAGGGAAGTTCTGCTACTAAAGACCTTAGGTTAGCATTAAGGACGGGAGCAGGTATCCAAAGGGTAATTAATAATAACTGGTACGCTGTGGTTGAATTTTATCCTCAACTTTATTATTCAAAATTACTCGATGAAGCTTTTCATGAATTCAATATAGGAGTCAATTCTAATGTCAGAGTTGGCTATGATAATGGAAAATGGTTTATAGGAGCAGGTACCCAGTTAAACTGGGTAAATAGTTCAAATGAGAATTTCTATTCTTCTACCCAGTGGCAGTTTAGGGCTGGAATAGGATTAAGGTTTAATTCTCCAAAATTTGTCAATAGAAATTTTGATAAAATAGATAATATTCTAAAATAA
- a CDS encoding YihY/virulence factor BrkB family protein has product MGIKVPNFILKIQEFLDDIHIPVLGISLWQMFQIYISGIFKDKIGRKAAAISWSFTISLFPFLLFLLSVLPYMPHYDKLHFYIFEVLIHNVFPSNMETDVRGYIEKSIIPNMRGISNLTIVLALVFATNGTFSLINGFNENSDEKLTDVKEFILSFFITIGFITIVFLALFGVYYVEVVLKLFTPTHNVSWLVKNLSKIIGFVSFPLFYFILLAMFYWLGTVKIARFRQAVPGAILTTVLFVLTTYIFAIYVKDIARYNVLYGSIGSMILLMVWVNVNVYLLLFGNELNMAIRKLRIEKLLSDELHKDMLTGYPTKDENNKKDFD; this is encoded by the coding sequence ATGGGTATAAAAGTTCCTAATTTTATCTTGAAAATTCAAGAATTCTTAGACGATATACATATTCCTGTACTGGGAATATCACTTTGGCAGATGTTTCAAATTTATATTTCAGGTATATTTAAAGATAAAATAGGAAGAAAGGCCGCAGCTATTTCATGGAGCTTTACAATAAGTCTGTTCCCGTTTCTCCTCTTTTTGTTATCTGTTTTACCTTATATGCCTCATTATGATAAACTGCATTTTTATATTTTTGAAGTTTTAATCCACAATGTTTTTCCATCAAATATGGAAACGGATGTGCGGGGATATATTGAAAAAAGTATTATTCCCAATATGAGGGGGATCAGTAATTTAACGATCGTTCTGGCATTGGTTTTTGCAACAAATGGAACTTTCTCGCTGATCAATGGATTTAATGAAAATTCAGATGAAAAACTCACTGATGTAAAAGAATTTATACTTTCTTTTTTTATTACAATTGGTTTTATAACCATCGTATTCTTAGCTCTTTTTGGAGTCTATTATGTAGAAGTCGTGCTTAAATTATTTACACCTACACATAACGTTTCATGGTTAGTGAAAAACCTATCCAAAATTATAGGATTTGTATCTTTTCCTCTTTTTTACTTTATTTTACTTGCTATGTTTTACTGGTTGGGAACTGTGAAAATCGCCAGATTCAGACAAGCGGTTCCAGGGGCTATTTTAACGACAGTTCTTTTTGTTCTTACTACCTATATTTTTGCTATTTATGTAAAAGATATTGCGAGATACAACGTTTTGTACGGCTCTATTGGAAGTATGATCCTTTTAATGGTTTGGGTAAATGTAAATGTCTATCTTCTTTTATTTGGCAATGAGCTTAATATGGCTATCAGAAAGCTTAGAATAGAAAAATTACTGTCAGATGAACTTCACAAAGATATGCTAACAGGCTATCCTACAAAGGATGAGAATAATAAAAAAGATTTTGATTAA
- a CDS encoding bacteriocin-like protein, with the protein MKNIKKLTRDELKIVKGGIACRTDDGGCPGTNTYCCNGLCRLITYVCP; encoded by the coding sequence ATGAAAAACATTAAAAAATTAACGAGAGATGAGCTGAAAATCGTAAAAGGAGGAATAGCTTGCAGAACAGACGATGGTGGTTGTCCAGGAACCAATACGTATTGTTGTAACGGACTTTGTAGACTGATAACTTATGTTTGTCCATAA
- the nhaA gene encoding Na+/H+ antiporter NhaA yields the protein MNLSIYFKKFFNNSQSSGIILIFCVVVSLLIANSTLAGSFQNLLDKETGIDLFHLKYPIHIWINDGLMAIFFLLVGLEIKRELVEGELSSFKNASLPIFAAIGGMLVPATIYTLFNSGTEYSNGWGIPMATDIAFSLALISMLGSKIPNSIKIFLAALAIVDDLGAILVIAIFYTDQIHWIYLILSFGIVALLFLLNFLKVTKLVFYIVPGLFLWYFLHHSGIHATIAGVLLALSIPTNASNVKISPLEKLEHTLHLPVSFIIMPIFALTNTNITFHNGMVEGLVSTLGLGIIGGLVIGKLIGINLFSFIAIKLKLSSLPHNSSWAHMLGVGLLAGIGFTMSIFIALLSFKNEIEIQDEAKFAILIASFLSAVLGVTILSMSSKRNRFINEDNEE from the coding sequence ATGAATTTATCAATTTATTTTAAAAAATTTTTCAATAACAGTCAATCGTCAGGAATAATCCTTATTTTTTGTGTTGTCGTGTCTTTACTGATTGCCAATTCAACATTAGCAGGCAGTTTTCAAAACTTATTGGATAAGGAGACAGGCATCGATCTTTTTCATTTAAAATATCCAATCCACATATGGATCAATGATGGCCTTATGGCTATTTTCTTTCTTTTGGTCGGTCTGGAAATAAAAAGAGAATTGGTAGAGGGAGAGCTTTCATCTTTCAAAAATGCATCGCTCCCTATTTTTGCAGCTATAGGCGGAATGCTGGTTCCGGCAACAATTTATACTCTTTTCAATTCAGGTACAGAATACAGCAACGGATGGGGAATTCCAATGGCAACGGATATTGCATTTTCCTTAGCACTTATTTCTATGCTGGGGAGTAAGATCCCTAACTCTATCAAGATCTTTCTTGCTGCCCTTGCTATTGTTGATGACCTGGGCGCTATTTTGGTGATTGCCATTTTTTATACAGACCAGATCCATTGGATATATTTAATTTTATCCTTCGGAATTGTCGCTCTGCTTTTTCTTTTAAACTTTTTAAAGGTTACAAAACTTGTTTTCTACATCGTTCCCGGTTTATTTTTATGGTATTTTTTACATCATTCCGGAATCCATGCTACCATTGCCGGGGTATTATTAGCATTATCAATTCCTACGAATGCGTCCAATGTTAAAATATCTCCTTTAGAAAAACTAGAGCATACATTACATCTCCCTGTAAGTTTTATTATCATGCCTATATTTGCTTTAACCAATACCAATATTACATTTCACAATGGAATGGTTGAAGGTCTGGTAAGTACATTAGGACTGGGAATTATAGGTGGTTTGGTTATAGGAAAATTAATTGGTATTAATTTATTCTCATTTATTGCTATCAAACTTAAATTAAGTTCACTCCCACATAACAGTTCATGGGCACATATGCTGGGGGTTGGCTTACTGGCAGGAATTGGTTTCACGATGTCTATTTTCATAGCTCTGCTTTCATTCAAAAATGAAATTGAGATTCAGGATGAGGCAAAATTTGCTATTCTAATCGCATCATTCTTATCTGCCGTTTTAGGAGTTACCATACTAAGTATGAGTTCTAAAAGAAACAGATTCATTAACGAAGATAATGAAGAATAA
- a CDS encoding RelA/SpoT family protein yields the protein MSYDLEQENKEILARYKDLISNTYRTLDEENNKLIRKAFDIALDAHKDQRRKSGEPYIYHPIAVAKIVATEIGLGATSIACALLHDVIEDSDYTFEDIKKIFGEKIANIVNGLTKISIMNHQNISVQSENYRKLLLTLSEDFRVILIKIADRLHNMRTLESMAPDKQKKIASETVYIYAPLAHRLGLYNIKSELEDLSLKYNNPEVFNEITEKLELAKENREKYIEEFKKEVSERLQEEGLNFSIKGRAKAVSSIYRKMLKQGVSFEEVFDNYAIRIIYRSDAKNEKFLAWKIYSIVTDVYHSNPSRMRDWITQPRSTGYESLHLTVLGPDKKWIEVQIRSERMDEIAEKGVAAHYKYKEGYKQSTDDRNFERWVTEIRDVLEQQQNLSTSELLDNIKLNLYSKEVFVFTPKGEIKILPTNATALDFAFSVHSDLGMKCLGAKINGKLVPISYVLQNGDQVDILSSQNQKPKSDWLEFVVTSKAKSKIKSYLNSQKNQLVEEGKEILQRKLRHAKINFNDEEINKLQKFFNLKTSQELFLKFQSNELDVSSLRKYIESKNVFNNLLSRFRKSPPKNVHYEEPKEQNLDMIVFGKDEEKLNYTYAKCCTVIPGDKIFGFITISDGIKVHSDNCPNAINLRAQYDYRVIPAKWVNAESFKNRVKIDIEGLDRMGMINDITAVISGTMGMDMKSMSIESNNGVFMGNITLEVKNKGQLEETFKKLKNINGVSRVRRLQS from the coding sequence ATGAGTTACGACTTAGAACAGGAGAATAAAGAGATACTCGCAAGATATAAAGATCTGATTTCTAATACCTACAGGACTCTTGATGAGGAAAACAACAAGCTCATCCGAAAGGCATTTGATATTGCACTAGATGCACATAAAGATCAAAGAAGAAAATCTGGTGAACCGTACATTTACCATCCTATTGCTGTGGCTAAAATTGTAGCAACAGAGATCGGTTTGGGAGCCACTTCTATTGCATGTGCATTACTACACGATGTTATTGAGGATTCTGATTATACTTTTGAAGATATAAAGAAGATTTTTGGCGAAAAAATAGCCAATATCGTTAATGGATTAACCAAGATATCCATTATGAATCATCAGAATATTTCTGTGCAGTCTGAAAACTACAGAAAGCTTTTACTAACGTTATCTGAGGATTTCAGGGTTATTCTGATCAAAATTGCAGACCGTCTTCACAATATGCGTACCCTGGAGAGTATGGCTCCTGATAAACAAAAGAAAATTGCTTCAGAAACCGTTTATATTTATGCACCACTGGCACATCGTCTCGGGTTATATAACATCAAATCGGAGCTTGAGGATCTTTCTTTGAAGTACAACAATCCAGAAGTTTTCAATGAGATCACGGAAAAATTAGAATTAGCTAAAGAAAATCGTGAAAAATACATTGAGGAATTCAAAAAAGAAGTTTCGGAAAGATTACAGGAGGAAGGATTGAATTTCAGTATAAAGGGTCGGGCAAAAGCAGTCTCTTCTATTTACCGAAAAATGCTTAAACAAGGTGTTTCTTTCGAAGAGGTCTTTGATAATTATGCCATCAGAATTATTTATAGATCTGATGCTAAAAATGAGAAATTTCTAGCCTGGAAGATCTACTCTATTGTAACGGATGTATACCACAGTAATCCATCGAGAATGCGTGACTGGATTACTCAGCCCCGTTCTACAGGGTATGAAAGTTTACACCTTACGGTCCTTGGTCCGGACAAAAAGTGGATCGAGGTACAAATCCGTTCTGAAAGAATGGATGAGATTGCAGAAAAAGGTGTGGCTGCCCACTACAAATATAAGGAAGGCTATAAACAAAGTACAGATGACAGAAATTTTGAAAGATGGGTAACAGAGATCCGGGATGTACTGGAACAACAACAGAATCTCTCCACTTCTGAACTTTTAGATAATATTAAACTTAATTTATATTCGAAAGAGGTTTTTGTATTTACCCCAAAAGGTGAAATTAAAATTCTACCAACAAATGCAACAGCACTGGATTTTGCCTTTTCTGTACACTCCGATTTAGGAATGAAATGTTTAGGGGCAAAAATCAATGGTAAGCTGGTTCCTATTTCTTATGTTCTTCAAAATGGTGATCAGGTTGATATTTTATCTTCTCAAAATCAAAAACCAAAATCCGACTGGCTGGAATTTGTAGTAACATCAAAAGCGAAATCTAAGATCAAAAGTTATCTTAATTCGCAAAAGAACCAATTGGTAGAAGAAGGAAAAGAAATTTTACAAAGAAAACTTCGTCATGCCAAGATCAATTTTAATGATGAGGAGATCAACAAACTTCAAAAGTTTTTTAATTTAAAAACATCTCAGGAGTTATTTTTAAAATTCCAGAGTAATGAATTAGATGTTAGCAGTTTAAGAAAATATATAGAGAGCAAAAACGTTTTCAATAACTTGCTGTCAAGATTTAGAAAATCGCCGCCGAAAAATGTTCATTACGAAGAGCCGAAGGAACAAAACCTTGATATGATCGTCTTTGGTAAAGATGAAGAAAAACTAAACTATACATATGCAAAATGCTGTACTGTAATTCCTGGTGATAAAATTTTCGGATTCATTACGATCTCAGATGGGATAAAAGTACACAGTGATAATTGCCCCAATGCGATTAACCTTAGAGCCCAATATGATTACCGGGTTATTCCAGCCAAATGGGTAAATGCAGAAAGCTTTAAAAACAGAGTGAAAATTGATATTGAAGGTCTAGACAGAATGGGAATGATCAATGATATTACTGCTGTCATCAGCGGAACAATGGGAATGGATATGAAAAGTATGTCTATCGAATCCAATAATGGAGTTTTTATGGGAAATATTACCCTGGAAGTAAAGAATAAGGGACAACTTGAGGAAACCTTTAAAAAGCTTAAAAATATTAACGGAGTTTCGAGAGTGAGACGATTACAATCTTAA